In Anomaloglossus baeobatrachus isolate aAnoBae1 chromosome 3, aAnoBae1.hap1, whole genome shotgun sequence, one genomic interval encodes:
- the NCBP2 gene encoding nuclear cap-binding protein subunit 2 produces MLLSGVFSYWFMSVVKLVLLNGCRAVWCSGAAAMLSALRSDSYVELSRYRDQHFKGNIDDQEKLLKLSCTLYVGNLSFYTTEEQIYELFSKSGDVKKIVMGLDKVKKTACGFCFVEYYTRADTEHAMRFINATRLDDRIIRTDWDAGFKEGRQYGRGKSGGQVRDEYREDYDAGRGGYGKVVQIF; encoded by the exons ATGCTTCTTTCCGGCGTCTTTTCTTATTGGTTCATGAGTGTCGTTAAACTAGTGTTGCTTAACGGCTGTCGTGCTGTGTGGTGCTCTGGTGCTGCAGCTATGTTGAGCGCCTTGAGGAGCGATTCGTACGTGGAGCTGAGCAGGTACCGGGACCAGCACTTTAAG GGTAACATAGACGATCAGGAGAAGCTGCTGAAGCTGAGCTGCACCTTATATGTTGGAAATCTCTCATTTTACACCACAGAAGAGCAAATCTATGAATTATTCAGTAAAAGTGGAGATGTGAAGAAAATTGTCATGGGCCTCGATAAGGTTAAGAAGACTGCGTGCGGGTTCTGCTTTGTAGA ATACTACACCAGAGCAGATACGGAGCACGCCATGAGGTTCATTAATGCTACTCGTCTGGATGACAGAATCATCAGGACAGACTGGGATGCCGGATTTAAAGAAGGCAGACAGTATGGACGGGGGAAGTCAGGCGGTCAG GTCAGAGATGAGTATCGTGAGGATTATGATGCAGGAAGAGGTGGCTATGGGAAAGTCGTACAGATATTTTGA
- the NCBP2AS2 gene encoding protein NCBP2AS2 gives MVLRRLLFSLLNNPQLIEKLSESRPIRRAAQITAFAITKAQLTGKDAARRMLRSPTVQQLKQEVSASPPDLGEMGRKMGRIRETFVKELKTGMAEVKGQMKKPDGK, from the coding sequence ATGGTGCTCAGGAGGCTGCTGTTCTCCTTACTGAATAATCCTCAGCTGATCGAGAAACTCTCCGAGTCCCGGCCCATCCGCAGAGCTGCGCAGATCACCGCATTCGCCATCACAAAGGCGCAGCTGACCGGCAAAGATGCCGCACGGCGCATGCTCCGCTCCCCCACGGTCCAGCAGCTGAAGCAGGAAGTGTCCGCTTCTCCCCCGGACCTGGGGGAAATGGGGCGCAAGATGGGGAGGATCCGAGAAACGTTCGTGAAAGAGCTGAAGACCGGCATGGCGGAAGTAAAGGGGCAAATGAAGAAACCGGACGGCAAGTGA